The proteins below come from a single Chryseobacterium sp. MA9 genomic window:
- a CDS encoding DUF4255 domain-containing protein, with protein MINKVLTVLKNQLNAPDGLWDPNVPGEIEIAVVDDIAKHDDNTEGLSNKVVISLLNIEEESTLKNRSRYQQVVVDNNPIRYDKESTPAYLNLYVMISANRSTYSKSLLSISKVIEVFQAKNVLEYVDLEPQNNFSFRIELHSIPFEQLSYVWGLLGGKIMPSALYKISVIKIAAKEVVPVKLINDINIQSIKVD; from the coding sequence ATGATTAATAAAGTATTAACAGTTTTAAAAAATCAGCTAAATGCTCCGGATGGTTTATGGGATCCTAACGTTCCTGGCGAAATTGAAATTGCTGTTGTTGATGACATCGCAAAACATGATGACAACACTGAGGGACTTAGTAACAAAGTAGTAATTAGTCTGCTCAACATTGAGGAGGAATCAACATTGAAAAACAGATCAAGGTATCAGCAGGTTGTGGTAGACAACAATCCGATTCGATATGATAAGGAAAGCACTCCGGCTTACTTAAATCTATATGTAATGATCTCTGCCAACAGAAGCACATACAGCAAATCTTTACTAAGTATTTCAAAAGTTATTGAGGTATTTCAGGCAAAGAATGTTCTGGAATATGTTGATCTTGAGCCCCAAAACAATTTCAGTTTCAGAATTGAACTGCATTCCATTCCCTTTGAACAGCTAAGTTACGTCTGGGGATTATTAGGCGGAAAAATAATGCCTTCTGCTTTATATAAAATCAGCGTGATAAAAATTGCGGCTAAGGAGGTAGTCCCTGTTAAATTAATTAATGACATTAATATACAAAGTATTAAAGTTGATTAA